GGAACATACGCACCCTATAGCAGCACATCCGTATGAAGCTCTTTTAGTGATATTGCAGAACGGTTACCCATTTCTCCTTGCTGTAACTTTCACCATTTTCGGTGCCCTTCAGGCTATCTTCGGATTCATGGTGTTGTTGAGTAGAGCTTGTATAAATTTTATTCAGGGATTGAACTTATTAATTTCAATTTCTTTAACAATTCTATAGTGTTTATTATTGCCAGTGAGCAAAGGAATGCCATGAGATACCGCCGTTGCTCCAATTAAAGCATCTGCGAGTTGCATTGAATGGCTCAAATAATGTTGTTCAACATAAAACATGGCTTTGCTGGAAATTTCTTCGGTAATGTAGATGATTTTTGTATTCCATGCCTTTAAGGATTTTCGCAACAAGATTAATTCATGCTTGCTTCTCATGCCTTGAACAAGCTCCATGTATGTGACTACCGAGATTTTGAAACGATTACTTTTATTGAGCGCTTCATAAGCTTTTTGGTTTCCACGCATATACCAAATAATAATATCGGTATCAATTAGCATTGAATCTGCCCTTTCTTATA
This Gammaproteobacteria bacterium DNA region includes the following protein-coding sequences:
- a CDS encoding type II toxin-antitoxin system VapC family toxin translates to MLIDTDIIIWYMRGNQKAYEALNKSNRFKISVVTYMELVQGMRSKHELILLRKSLKAWNTKIIYITEEISSKAMFYVEQHYLSHSMQLADALIGATAVSHGIPLLTGNNKHYRIVKEIEINKFNP